Proteins co-encoded in one Streptomyces sp. NBC_01283 genomic window:
- a CDS encoding TetR/AcrR family transcriptional regulator, with product MARWQPGATQRLVVAAVDLFTEQGYDATTVTQIAERAGVTKSTFFRHFSDKRELLVAGQETLSRLLADGITEAPASASPLQAVAAGLKRASSAMGPTNRELGPRLRAAVAASTELQERDALKSVGLAAAMTAALIARGIPDPTAHLAAELGVLAFKQGYAQWSESDRDDTEGLAPHALAALEDLRAATATLG from the coding sequence ATGGCTAGATGGCAACCGGGGGCGACCCAGCGACTCGTCGTTGCGGCCGTCGACCTGTTCACGGAGCAGGGCTACGACGCCACCACGGTGACGCAGATCGCCGAGCGCGCCGGCGTCACCAAAAGCACCTTCTTCCGGCACTTCTCCGACAAGCGCGAGCTGCTGGTCGCCGGCCAGGAGACGCTCAGCAGGCTGCTCGCCGACGGCATTACCGAGGCCCCTGCGAGCGCCAGCCCGCTCCAGGCGGTGGCAGCCGGTCTGAAGCGCGCATCGAGCGCCATGGGACCCACGAACCGCGAACTCGGCCCCCGCCTCAGAGCAGCCGTGGCAGCCAGCACCGAACTGCAAGAGCGCGACGCCCTCAAGAGCGTCGGTCTCGCGGCCGCCATGACAGCCGCGCTCATCGCCCGCGGCATCCCCGACCCGACCGCGCACCTCGCCGCCGAGCTGGGAGTCCTCGCGTTCAAGCAGGGATACGCCCAGTGGTCTGAAAGCGATCGTGATGACACAGAAGGGCTCGCGCCACATGCACTGGCAGCCCTGGAAGACCTGCGTGCGGCAACTGCAACGCTGGGCTGA
- a CDS encoding methyltransferase → MPSRCCTSRTEPACAPVDETRVEVGHRLVDRHGQTGEPGEFELLGLDWALLPQVFAPTHTDSTELFTRWLPFPVGGRFLEVGCGAGVTAVTAALAGCTHVTAVDITHEAVCNTALNAERHKVADRVETVRSDLYDALDPGARFDAIFWNSNVVRAPQEFVYTRPLQHAIFDRGYAAHRRYLREGLERLTGSGRLFLGFNSLGDTSALQTLAAESGVLLVGRERSVHHAGDVPVEFQLLEAVPAGDRQMP, encoded by the coding sequence ATGCCGTCCCGCTGCTGCACCTCACGAACTGAGCCGGCCTGCGCGCCGGTAGACGAGACCCGTGTCGAGGTCGGTCACCGTTTGGTGGACCGGCACGGCCAGACAGGCGAGCCGGGGGAATTCGAGCTGCTCGGCCTTGACTGGGCGTTGTTGCCGCAGGTGTTCGCTCCGACTCATACCGACTCTACCGAGCTGTTCACCCGGTGGCTGCCTTTCCCGGTGGGCGGGAGGTTTCTTGAGGTGGGGTGTGGGGCGGGGGTGACGGCGGTGACGGCGGCGCTGGCCGGGTGCACGCACGTCACAGCCGTGGACATCACCCATGAGGCAGTGTGCAATACCGCCCTCAACGCCGAGCGTCACAAGGTGGCGGACCGGGTGGAGACCGTGCGCAGCGACCTGTACGACGCCCTGGACCCCGGTGCGCGTTTCGATGCGATCTTCTGGAACTCCAACGTCGTTCGTGCCCCCCAGGAGTTCGTCTACACCCGGCCTTTACAGCATGCGATCTTCGATCGTGGCTACGCCGCTCACCGCCGCTACCTGCGCGAGGGCCTGGAACGGCTCACCGGATCGGGCCGTCTGTTTTTGGGATTCAACAGCCTCGGTGATACCTCCGCACTGCAGACTCTGGCCGCCGAGTCGGGTGTACTGCTGGTGGGGCGGGAACGGAGCGTGCACCATGCCGGTGACGTGCCGGTGGAGTTCCAGCTCCTTGAAGCCGTCCCCGCGGGCGACCGGCAGATGCCATGA
- a CDS encoding SDR family oxidoreductase, with protein sequence MHVFVTGGTGTIGSAVVAELLGNGHTVLALARSDGSAQALESAGAKVLRGDLADLDVLRSGAAQCDGVISLAFGRDYSSADNLAQAIAEESAALTALGQELTGSDRPIVTVSGTPQVPGRASTEADPLPTDGPVGGRGRSVNALLDLASRGVRSTAVRMPRTVHNEGRGGFAGLLTEQARRTGVAGYPGEGTQRWPAVHALDAAVLFRLALESAPAATAWHAVADEGDAVRDIATVIGRRLGLPVEEVPQENFGPIGPIFAMDQPASSARTRDALGWQPTHSSLLEDLENIQP encoded by the coding sequence ATGCATGTCTTCGTCACCGGCGGTACCGGCACCATCGGCTCCGCCGTCGTCGCCGAACTCCTCGGCAACGGCCACACCGTTCTCGCACTGGCTCGCTCGGACGGCTCCGCGCAGGCCCTTGAAAGCGCTGGTGCCAAGGTGCTGCGGGGAGACCTGGCCGACCTCGACGTCCTGAGGTCCGGCGCTGCGCAGTGCGACGGCGTGATCAGTCTGGCGTTCGGACGCGACTACAGCAGTGCGGACAATCTCGCGCAGGCCATCGCCGAGGAGAGCGCCGCGCTCACCGCGCTGGGGCAGGAACTCACCGGAAGCGACCGCCCGATCGTCACGGTCTCCGGGACGCCCCAGGTGCCCGGACGCGCCTCCACCGAGGCCGATCCGCTGCCGACCGACGGACCGGTGGGCGGCCGGGGCCGTTCGGTCAATGCGCTGCTGGACCTCGCCTCGCGCGGTGTGCGCAGCACGGCTGTCCGCATGCCGCGCACGGTCCACAACGAGGGCCGGGGCGGATTCGCCGGCCTGTTGACCGAGCAAGCGCGCCGCACCGGGGTGGCCGGCTACCCGGGCGAGGGCACCCAGCGCTGGCCGGCCGTGCACGCACTCGACGCAGCCGTCCTGTTCCGTCTGGCCCTTGAGTCCGCACCGGCCGCAACGGCCTGGCACGCCGTAGCCGACGAGGGCGACGCGGTGCGGGACATCGCCACAGTCATCGGCCGGCGACTGGGCCTGCCGGTCGAGGAGGTCCCGCAGGAGAACTTCGGCCCGATCGGCCCGATCTTCGCCATGGACCAGCCGGCGTCCAGCGCCCGTACCCGCGATGCCCTCGGGTGGCAGCCTACCCACTCCAGCCTCCTCGAGGACCTGGAAAACATTCAGCCCTGA
- a CDS encoding polyprenyl synthetase family protein, producing the protein MTSEAWEPDAFKARVDETLRRFVAEEADQFVAIDPLLGPVAGQLEAAVADGKRLRAAFCYWGWRAVGQPDNDALVRAAASMELVHAAAVVHDDLIDDSPLRHGRPTAHRALRGAVRRRPRADAAARSLAMLVGDLLMALAGDLFTTSGLPAAYLARARPVWSVMARELIAGECMEILRTGAGPDITASLKVIRYKTAKYTVEQPLLIGGALAGAGPRLREGYEAYGLPLGEAFQLRDDLLGLFGNPDLTGKANADDVRGHRPTALLAETWRVAGDDERERLRALLGKRDLGAEGLQEVRQVMDSLGAPARIEAMINTRVEEALDALHALDVPTHATTALTVLARSAALRLS; encoded by the coding sequence ATGACGTCTGAGGCGTGGGAGCCGGACGCGTTCAAGGCCCGCGTCGACGAGACGCTGCGCCGGTTCGTCGCTGAGGAGGCAGACCAATTCGTGGCCATCGATCCGCTCCTGGGCCCGGTGGCCGGGCAACTGGAGGCGGCGGTCGCGGACGGCAAACGGCTGCGGGCGGCCTTTTGCTACTGGGGCTGGCGCGCGGTGGGACAGCCCGACAACGACGCCTTGGTGCGGGCAGCGGCCTCCATGGAGCTCGTGCACGCCGCGGCCGTCGTGCACGACGACCTCATCGACGACAGCCCGCTGCGGCACGGGCGGCCCACAGCACACCGCGCCCTGCGCGGCGCCGTACGCCGTCGCCCGCGCGCCGACGCCGCGGCGAGGTCGTTGGCGATGCTGGTGGGAGACCTGCTGATGGCGCTGGCCGGAGATCTCTTCACCACCAGCGGGCTGCCCGCCGCCTACCTGGCCCGAGCCCGCCCGGTTTGGTCGGTGATGGCCCGCGAGCTGATCGCGGGAGAGTGTATGGAGATCCTGCGCACCGGAGCTGGTCCGGACATCACGGCGTCGCTGAAAGTGATCCGCTACAAGACCGCAAAGTACACCGTCGAGCAACCCCTGCTCATCGGCGGGGCCCTGGCCGGCGCTGGGCCCCGCCTGCGCGAGGGCTACGAAGCGTATGGGCTGCCGCTGGGCGAGGCGTTCCAGCTCCGGGACGACCTGCTCGGTCTCTTCGGAAACCCGGATCTGACCGGTAAGGCCAACGCCGACGACGTGCGTGGCCACCGGCCGACAGCCCTGCTCGCGGAGACTTGGCGCGTGGCCGGCGACGACGAACGGGAGCGGCTGCGTGCCCTTCTCGGCAAGCGCGACCTGGGCGCGGAGGGCCTGCAAGAGGTGCGCCAAGTGATGGACAGCCTTGGGGCGCCTGCCCGCATCGAAGCCATGATCAACACGCGGGTCGAGGAAGCGCTCGACGCCCTGCACGCCCTGGATGTGCCGACGCACGCCACAACCGCCCTGACCGTGTTGGCGCGTTCGGCGGCCCTCCGTCTGTCCTGA
- a CDS encoding NAD(P)/FAD-dependent oxidoreductase, with amino-acid sequence MSRRDGGRAAHRLVEDRTAGARVVGDRALVLGASIAGTLAARVLADFYREVIVIDRDHVIDVEDPRRGAPHAAHAHGLHARGCLILQEFFPNLLKDMRRAHQPIGDLGEQRWYFNGRPFTPTRTGLLSLTAPRPVLEGYLRGQVAARANVTYRQGTALQGLLATADGARVTGARLQSTTPGAACFDLEADLLVDASGRGSRTPVWLQQLGYQRPVEQRMPIGLAYTTRLYRSPHARSGPQFVNCLASPASPRGAFFGQAGDDRHILSLTGLLGDHPPTDPDGFTAFAQGLPAAEIHDRIHDATPLTDPVTFRFPASVRRHYERLSRLPERLLVLGDAVCSLNPNYSQGMTVAAMQASALHQYLQRRGTPDSAVFMRQVGRILDKPWYLSTTSDLKFTGATGRRQLTAPVLNAYVTRLHHAATHDPAATDALMRVASLIDHPATLLRPRLVLTALSAPAARLHHDHASAVKAAPAPDQQQPAPSPPLPPPTTGDATDDRPVRKQDTRAH; translated from the coding sequence GTGAGCCGACGCGACGGCGGCCGGGCCGCCCACCGGCTCGTCGAAGACCGCACCGCCGGGGCGCGCGTTGTCGGGGACCGGGCTCTCGTGCTGGGCGCGAGCATCGCCGGAACCCTCGCCGCCCGGGTGCTGGCCGACTTCTACCGCGAGGTCATCGTCATCGACCGCGACCACGTCATCGACGTGGAAGATCCGCGTCGCGGCGCCCCTCACGCCGCGCACGCGCACGGGCTCCATGCCCGCGGCTGCCTGATCCTGCAGGAGTTCTTCCCGAACCTGCTCAAGGACATGCGGCGCGCACACCAGCCGATCGGAGACCTGGGCGAGCAGCGCTGGTACTTCAACGGCCGCCCCTTCACACCGACAAGGACCGGCCTGCTCTCCTTGACCGCACCGCGTCCCGTCCTGGAGGGATATCTGCGCGGCCAGGTCGCCGCGCGGGCCAACGTCACCTATCGCCAGGGCACCGCCCTGCAGGGTCTCCTGGCCACTGCGGACGGCGCCCGGGTCACCGGCGCCCGGCTGCAGTCCACGACACCGGGCGCCGCCTGCTTCGACCTGGAAGCCGATCTGCTCGTCGACGCGAGCGGACGCGGGTCGCGCACCCCGGTGTGGCTGCAACAGCTGGGCTACCAGCGGCCCGTCGAGCAGCGGATGCCGATCGGCCTGGCCTATACCACCCGTCTCTACCGCAGCCCGCACGCGCGCAGCGGCCCGCAGTTCGTCAACTGCCTTGCCTCACCCGCCTCACCCCGCGGTGCGTTCTTCGGCCAGGCAGGCGACGACAGGCACATCCTGTCGCTGACCGGTCTCTTGGGTGACCACCCGCCGACCGACCCCGACGGCTTCACCGCCTTCGCCCAAGGCCTGCCCGCCGCCGAGATCCACGACCGGATCCACGACGCCACCCCGCTCACCGACCCCGTCACCTTCCGCTTTCCCGCCAGTGTCCGCCGTCACTACGAACGCCTGTCCCGCCTCCCCGAGCGACTACTCGTCCTGGGAGATGCGGTGTGCAGCCTCAACCCGAACTACAGCCAGGGAATGACCGTCGCCGCCATGCAAGCCAGCGCCCTCCACCAATACCTCCAGCGCCGCGGAACCCCGGACAGCGCGGTCTTCATGCGACAGGTCGGGCGCATCCTCGACAAACCCTGGTACCTCTCCACCACCAGCGACCTCAAATTCACCGGTGCCACCGGCCGCCGTCAGCTCACCGCACCCGTGCTCAACGCCTACGTCACCCGCCTCCACCACGCAGCGACACACGACCCCGCCGCCACCGATGCCCTCATGCGCGTAGCCAGCCTCATCGACCACCCCGCCACCCTGCTGCGCCCACGCCTCGTCCTGACCGCGCTGTCCGCTCCCGCTGCCCGCCTCCACCACGACCACGCCAGCGCTGTCAAAGCCGCCCCGGCCCCTGATCAGCAGCAACCCGCACCCTCGCCGCCTCTCCCGCCCCCGACTACTGGGGACGCAACAGATGACCGCCCTGTCCGGAAGCAGGACACCCGGGCCCACTAA
- a CDS encoding oxygenase MpaB family protein, translated as MIYTEASMDSLRQTGDALADATVAELFERGQVGTFNTLMRYVSTAGSPLPDGLPDVAREYLEATRTPPAWVDWGEMEKARLFFIDNNVHISTALSFASMPACYVVPHVAKLLSTTHGLKYPSKRMAETGQFTVYLMQPDAFESGSRFIPAAQKVRLLHASIRHHLTRENRWETSVLGTPICQEDMIGGQMFFSMLVLDSLHRLGIHMSTEGAEAYYYAWRVVGAMLGVDQEAVPTTVDDARRFLDLYMVRHLGPSEEGAHLTRQLIDLYEEVVPGTVLDPIVSALIRFLVGDTCADWLAVPRTPWDTVVKTVPHLLGVLETIEDRSPLGAWALDRLGHLTSVLELSSLTRGRVMHYAIPEQLKKDFGVSTTVPRTHRWTPPATTVH; from the coding sequence ATGATCTACACCGAGGCATCGATGGACTCCTTGCGGCAGACGGGGGACGCGCTCGCCGACGCCACTGTCGCCGAACTCTTCGAACGCGGGCAGGTCGGCACGTTCAACACCCTGATGCGATACGTCTCCACCGCCGGTTCACCCCTGCCGGACGGGCTTCCGGACGTCGCTCGCGAGTACCTCGAAGCGACCCGTACCCCGCCGGCGTGGGTGGACTGGGGAGAGATGGAGAAGGCTCGGCTGTTCTTCATCGACAACAACGTGCACATCTCCACCGCGCTGTCCTTCGCCTCCATGCCCGCCTGCTACGTCGTCCCGCACGTGGCGAAGCTGCTGTCGACCACCCATGGACTGAAGTACCCGTCCAAACGGATGGCGGAGACCGGGCAGTTCACCGTCTACCTCATGCAGCCCGACGCCTTCGAGAGCGGCAGCCGCTTCATTCCAGCCGCCCAGAAGGTCCGCCTGCTGCACGCCTCCATTCGCCACCACCTCACCCGCGAGAACCGGTGGGAAACCAGCGTGCTCGGGACGCCGATCTGTCAGGAGGACATGATCGGCGGACAGATGTTCTTCTCGATGCTCGTGCTGGACAGCCTCCACCGCCTGGGCATCCACATGTCGACAGAAGGCGCGGAAGCGTACTACTACGCCTGGCGCGTGGTCGGCGCCATGCTCGGCGTCGACCAGGAAGCCGTCCCCACGACCGTCGACGACGCCCGCCGCTTCCTCGACCTGTACATGGTCCGGCACCTGGGGCCCTCCGAGGAGGGCGCGCATCTGACCCGGCAACTCATCGACCTCTACGAGGAAGTGGTGCCCGGGACCGTGCTCGACCCGATCGTCTCCGCCCTCATCCGCTTCCTCGTCGGAGACACCTGCGCCGACTGGCTGGCAGTTCCCCGCACCCCGTGGGACACCGTCGTCAAGACCGTGCCCCATCTCCTGGGCGTACTGGAGACGATCGAGGACCGCTCCCCCCTCGGCGCCTGGGCGCTGGACCGCCTCGGCCATCTGACCAGCGTTCTCGAACTGTCCTCCCTCACCCGCGGACGCGTCATGCACTACGCCATCCCCGAGCAGCTCAAAAAGGATTTCGGCGTCTCCACCACGGTCCCCCGCACCCACCGGTGGACCCCACCAGCCACCACGGTCCACTGA
- a CDS encoding UbiA family prenyltransferase: MSGAQAVTAAAPPTSGPKIASYLRLGKARVYHYVYGWALGVLLLHADDLTAPGVLPSLVCVLAGTLAVQWSASAADDVSGFLNGHDARNYQGRPLVTRIRKPLLTGALTVREAKTFTAATFTFGMLALTAAALLPPGPVSWPAVVVALGVPVLGVQYSCGIKLSYRPLGLEATILITGAYTVLMPYWCASGTLTREVLLVSAVFGLWLLLVVSYGNASDRVGDAAVRRRTLAVLLPPRWFAFLLHLLVVGHAGLLVVLFAATRMDPAYLVCSAPVVALQLAQVYYGVYRGEVRKARFLVLLSIDAGTAALAAAILLGLSQ, translated from the coding sequence ATGAGTGGCGCCCAAGCCGTCACGGCCGCAGCACCCCCGACGTCCGGCCCCAAGATCGCCAGCTACCTGCGGCTGGGCAAGGCCCGGGTCTATCACTACGTCTACGGCTGGGCCCTGGGCGTGCTGCTCCTGCACGCGGACGACCTCACGGCTCCGGGGGTGTTGCCGTCCTTGGTCTGTGTGCTCGCGGGCACGTTGGCGGTGCAGTGGAGCGCGTCGGCGGCCGATGACGTGAGCGGCTTCCTCAACGGCCACGACGCCCGCAACTACCAGGGGCGGCCGCTGGTCACCAGGATCCGCAAACCCCTGCTCACCGGAGCCCTCACCGTCAGGGAAGCGAAGACGTTCACCGCCGCCACGTTCACCTTCGGGATGCTCGCCCTCACCGCGGCCGCCCTCCTGCCGCCCGGGCCCGTGTCCTGGCCGGCCGTTGTGGTCGCCTTGGGTGTGCCGGTGCTGGGTGTTCAGTACTCCTGCGGCATCAAGCTCAGCTACCGGCCCCTGGGCCTTGAAGCGACGATCCTGATCACCGGCGCGTACACCGTCCTGATGCCCTACTGGTGCGCCAGCGGAACCCTCACCCGCGAGGTACTGCTGGTGAGTGCGGTCTTCGGCCTGTGGCTGCTGCTCGTGGTCTCCTACGGCAATGCCTCCGACCGGGTAGGCGACGCAGCCGTCCGACGGCGAACCCTCGCCGTCCTGCTGCCGCCTCGGTGGTTCGCCTTTCTGCTCCACCTCCTTGTGGTCGGCCACGCGGGGCTGCTCGTCGTGCTGTTCGCCGCCACACGCATGGACCCCGCCTACCTGGTGTGCAGCGCTCCTGTGGTCGCGCTGCAGCTGGCCCAGGTGTATTACGGGGTGTATCGGGGTGAGGTGCGCAAGGCGCGCTTCTTGGTTCTGCTGTCCATCGATGCGGGCACTGCCGCGCTCGCCGCGGCGATCCTCCTCGGACTGTCTCAGTGA